Proteins encoded together in one Planctopirus ephydatiae window:
- a CDS encoding galactosyltransferase-related protein produces the protein MCRETRLYHQPALIGCVVAVSRETYFALGGFDTGMMVWGVEDIDFGLKAWSLGYGLKLDVLSRVAYRFQRAFDHYEVPAPHVLHNKLRLAAKHFSPHHLQQWLARNTPLTLEQLLAPSPGLPGKALSAPSPIPLKDLQGGEGRGEGEPAASPVPDMSLPPVWRAALDLFHEHFPSLQSERTLVQSRRLRDELDYAHTFQLDWPGSHESPQSFAMAMTLPTSEETSTEPSPWPSPEPSPEPSPEPSPEPCQCAVGGISAPDTCFVGDEDDITITGTCLDGLSINIPGSTTVSSTEEKNAEGHIVAIKLRVKWTTPGEHTLSATCGQSSAEKKINVYKVQIFANGEDVTGGSFSTVVGKRVTLECRVTPEVEFTNEWSLPGQYVKEYHTHYKQGDVLPGGDGHVGVDTSATVREHTDGDYLQFEIELFYLRLENPDTIQVTVKIKGKARSVDTNVQVLRPTASLAAQYSTKEQPVYINASKKLIHCGRETTASPAQESAIRVTGTVTATAGGDGIIALVQRIRSKRHTYFLNTVNGVTKPQPPAFATNVFVLDRNHKGEEDAIIQFGGITQGIQSSLTQTVSMLDSLEIPFGNFDTHLNIHEEFELFLMYQPTGGIWVTLRKLEWNWKAVARRVTPASDWELITKEAPNEGNTYEFDSIQLPTWNRRVQDLWIEYQITN, from the coding sequence GTGTGCAGAGAAACCCGCCTCTACCATCAGCCCGCCCTCATTGGCTGTGTGGTGGCCGTCTCTCGGGAAACCTACTTCGCACTGGGTGGCTTCGATACGGGGATGATGGTCTGGGGCGTTGAAGATATCGACTTCGGCCTCAAGGCCTGGAGCCTGGGGTATGGCCTCAAGCTGGATGTCCTCTCCCGCGTCGCTTATCGCTTCCAGCGGGCCTTCGACCATTACGAAGTCCCCGCTCCCCACGTCCTCCACAACAAACTGCGCCTGGCGGCCAAACACTTCTCCCCCCACCATCTCCAGCAGTGGCTCGCCAGAAACACCCCCCTCACACTCGAACAGCTTCTTGCTCCCTCTCCCGGCCTGCCGGGAAAAGCCCTTTCTGCCCCCTCGCCCATTCCGCTGAAAGATTTACAGGGCGGAGAGGGCCGGGGTGAGGGCGAGCCCGCTGCTTCACCAGTTCCCGACATGTCGCTCCCTCCCGTCTGGCGTGCTGCCCTCGATCTCTTCCACGAACACTTCCCCAGCCTTCAGTCCGAGCGTACGCTGGTTCAAAGCCGCCGCCTGCGGGATGAACTTGACTACGCCCACACCTTCCAGCTTGACTGGCCCGGCTCACACGAATCACCCCAGTCCTTTGCCATGGCCATGACCCTGCCCACCAGCGAAGAAACCAGCACTGAACCCAGCCCCTGGCCCAGCCCAGAACCATCTCCAGAGCCGTCACCAGAACCTTCTCCAGAACCTTGCCAGTGTGCCGTCGGCGGCATCTCCGCCCCCGACACCTGCTTCGTCGGCGATGAGGACGACATCACCATCACCGGCACCTGTCTGGACGGTCTCTCCATCAACATCCCCGGCTCCACAACAGTTTCCTCGACCGAGGAAAAGAACGCCGAAGGCCACATCGTCGCCATCAAGCTCCGCGTTAAGTGGACCACTCCCGGCGAACACACCCTCTCCGCCACCTGCGGCCAGTCCTCCGCCGAAAAGAAAATCAACGTCTATAAAGTCCAAATCTTCGCCAACGGCGAAGATGTCACGGGTGGTTCCTTCTCGACCGTCGTGGGAAAACGCGTCACACTCGAATGCCGTGTGACCCCAGAAGTTGAGTTCACCAACGAATGGTCCTTGCCGGGGCAATATGTCAAGGAGTACCATACGCATTACAAACAAGGTGACGTCCTGCCGGGCGGAGATGGACATGTTGGTGTCGACACCTCTGCCACCGTACGGGAACATACCGATGGCGACTACCTCCAGTTCGAGATTGAGCTGTTCTACCTGCGGCTAGAGAACCCGGACACCATCCAAGTGACCGTCAAAATCAAAGGAAAGGCACGTTCCGTCGACACGAACGTGCAGGTCTTGAGGCCAACGGCGTCCCTGGCCGCACAGTATTCCACTAAGGAGCAGCCCGTTTACATCAATGCGTCGAAAAAACTCATTCATTGCGGCCGCGAGACGACCGCATCTCCCGCACAAGAAAGCGCCATCCGCGTTACAGGAACGGTGACAGCCACAGCAGGTGGCGACGGAATAATCGCGCTGGTTCAACGGATTCGCTCGAAGCGACATACCTACTTCCTCAATACCGTCAACGGCGTAACAAAGCCGCAACCTCCTGCCTTCGCCACAAACGTGTTCGTCCTAGACCGTAACCACAAGGGCGAAGAGGACGCCATTATTCAATTCGGGGGTATAACTCAAGGAATTCAAAGTAGTCTAACACAAACCGTCTCTATGCTGGACAGCCTAGAAATACCCTTTGGAAACTTCGATACGCATTTGAACATCCACGAGGAGTTTGAACTCTTCCTAATGTATCAACCTACGGGAGGCATCTGGGTTACCTTGCGCAAGCTCGAATGGAACTGGAAGGCGGTGGCCAGGCGCGTGACCCCCGCCTCGGATTGGGAACTCATCACTAAAGAGGCCCCCAACGAGGGAAACACCTACGAGTTCGATTCGATTCAACTCCCCACGTGGAACCGCCGGGTCCAGGATCTCTGGATCGAGTATCAGATCACCAACTAG
- a CDS encoding leucine-rich repeat domain-containing protein — MRSPLLRNGVHRFSLRLILLAFSGVALFVLADKCVEMSANYALVKVGFHMVWDGKKRIDGQPGADPWLPAGMRGWIGNELFESATTVRAFHLPINRLEDEWIPFRIDQRRLGKICGLRHLEELTLTTIQCDSRDVQRIGKLRKLKYLRFGRGSKGIDDAFLESLAKLPQLEQLYLADDCERPSSPPDDTFFKDFKRIRIKDAGVEALCSMPSLKRLAIHTDCQSNKPLVALIQSRQWESLVLIDATLTDEDAEALRGQSSLVHLHLASPKLTDRVVNVLGELKSLRSLWISNTSISPDGCIEIAAALPALETLVVRDDFWSFKIPGQINSRAANRKVRVITTSEICVPKSSILQGL; from the coding sequence ATGCGATCGCCTTTATTGCGGAATGGAGTTCATCGTTTCTCGCTACGCCTGATACTACTCGCCTTCTCGGGGGTGGCACTGTTTGTGCTCGCCGACAAGTGCGTTGAAATGAGTGCGAATTACGCACTCGTCAAAGTTGGTTTTCACATGGTGTGGGACGGCAAGAAACGGATCGACGGTCAACCAGGGGCCGATCCGTGGCTTCCGGCAGGGATGCGGGGATGGATCGGAAACGAACTGTTCGAGTCGGCCACGACTGTCCGTGCATTTCATCTTCCGATCAATCGACTGGAAGACGAATGGATTCCATTTAGAATTGATCAGCGCCGTCTGGGCAAAATCTGCGGTTTGAGACATCTTGAAGAGTTGACCCTGACAACCATTCAATGTGATTCACGGGACGTGCAGCGAATCGGCAAACTCAGGAAACTGAAGTATCTCCGCTTCGGGCGGGGATCCAAGGGAATTGATGATGCCTTCTTGGAATCACTCGCGAAACTCCCTCAGTTGGAACAGCTTTATCTGGCTGACGATTGCGAGCGGCCTTCTTCACCGCCGGACGACACCTTCTTCAAGGATTTCAAGAGAATTCGGATTAAGGATGCCGGTGTTGAGGCGCTGTGTTCCATGCCGTCTCTGAAGAGGTTGGCAATCCACACCGATTGTCAGTCGAACAAGCCGCTGGTGGCTCTTATTCAAAGCCGGCAATGGGAATCGCTGGTACTGATCGATGCGACGCTGACCGACGAAGACGCTGAAGCTCTTCGCGGCCAGTCGTCGCTGGTTCATTTGCATCTGGCCTCACCGAAACTGACCGATCGTGTTGTTAATGTTCTGGGCGAATTGAAATCGCTGCGATCGCTGTGGATCAGCAACACGTCGATCAGTCCGGACGGGTGCATCGAGATCGCAGCGGCACTTCCAGCGTTGGAGACACTCGTTGTCCGTGACGACTTCTGGAGCTTCAAGATTCCAGGTCAAATCAATTCGAGGGCGGCGAATAGAAAGGTACGGGTGATTACAACGTCTGAAATATGTGTGCCGAAAAGCTCGATCTTGCAAGGTCTCTAA
- the smpB gene encoding SsrA-binding protein SmpB encodes MAAKSKPDDDKPNNISVCRNRRARHEYELMDQLDCGIVLMGSEVKSIRAGKVSIEEAWVRVQDGELYLVGCDINEYPQASWLNHETKRTRKLLAHRRELKKFCGRTSERSITIVPLEMYLQRGFVKIKIALAKGRKLHDKREKLKAQDARREIRQVTRRG; translated from the coding sequence ATGGCTGCAAAATCAAAACCAGACGACGATAAGCCGAACAATATCTCGGTCTGCCGGAATCGCCGTGCGCGGCATGAATATGAACTGATGGATCAGTTGGATTGCGGCATCGTGCTGATGGGAAGTGAAGTCAAAAGTATTCGTGCCGGGAAGGTATCGATTGAAGAAGCCTGGGTGCGCGTCCAGGACGGCGAGTTGTATCTTGTCGGCTGCGATATCAACGAATACCCTCAGGCCTCATGGCTGAATCACGAGACGAAGCGTACTCGTAAACTGCTGGCACACCGGCGGGAACTGAAGAAGTTTTGCGGCCGAACCAGCGAACGATCCATCACGATTGTGCCGCTGGAAATGTATCTGCAAAGAGGGTTCGTCAAAATCAAAATTGCACTCGCCAAAGGGCGCAAGCTGCACGACAAGCGGGAGAAGCTTAAGGCACAGGATGCTCGTCGCGAGATCCGGCAGGTGACTCGGCGGGGCTGA
- the ftsY gene encoding signal recognition particle-docking protein FtsY, with amino-acid sequence MGFFDKLKAGLKKTSQLLRTDIRDLFKSGEILSEKHLEQFEARLIQTDMGVAATTRIVSDLRQEHLGRTMKVDELWATVRATVKSILKGTSTTTYDPEQPLSPLNFSESRPTVILVAGVNGTGKTTTIAKLARLLTSQGKTVLLAAGDTFRAAAVEQLTLWSQRLGCDIVTKPAGTDPAAVAFAGCEAAVKAGVDVLIIDTAGRLHNQQNLMQELEKIRRVIGKQIPEAPHESLLVIDATTGQNGLNQAQAFSKAVSTTGLILSKLDGTARGGVAVAIRQQMGIPVKYVGVGEGIDDLEVFDPDQFAEALFAE; translated from the coding sequence ATGGGTTTTTTCGACAAGCTAAAAGCGGGGCTGAAAAAGACATCTCAGCTGCTGCGGACAGATATTCGCGATCTCTTCAAATCGGGAGAGATTCTGTCTGAGAAACATCTTGAGCAGTTCGAAGCTCGACTGATTCAGACCGATATGGGGGTGGCTGCCACCACGCGGATTGTGAGTGATCTGAGGCAGGAGCATCTGGGCCGCACGATGAAAGTCGATGAACTGTGGGCCACAGTGCGAGCGACCGTCAAATCGATACTCAAGGGAACTTCTACAACAACTTACGATCCGGAACAGCCACTTTCGCCGCTGAATTTTTCAGAAAGCCGACCAACGGTCATTCTTGTAGCCGGTGTGAATGGAACCGGGAAGACAACCACCATTGCCAAACTGGCCCGGCTGCTAACTTCGCAAGGGAAAACCGTTTTACTGGCCGCAGGAGACACTTTTCGAGCGGCGGCCGTCGAGCAGTTGACACTCTGGAGCCAGAGGCTGGGCTGTGACATTGTCACCAAACCGGCAGGAACCGATCCAGCGGCTGTGGCCTTTGCCGGTTGTGAAGCCGCCGTCAAAGCGGGTGTCGATGTCCTGATTATCGATACGGCAGGACGACTGCACAATCAGCAGAACCTGATGCAGGAACTGGAGAAGATTCGCCGGGTGATTGGGAAGCAGATCCCTGAGGCACCCCATGAATCCCTCCTGGTGATCGATGCAACGACAGGTCAAAATGGTCTCAATCAGGCTCAGGCCTTCTCAAAAGCTGTCAGCACGACCGGCCTCATTCTCAGCAAACTCGACGGGACAGCCCGTGGTGGTGTGGCGGTAGCCATTCGACAGCAGATGGGAATTCCCGTTAAATATGTGGGAGTGGGGGAAGGAATTGATGATCTGGAAGTTTTTGATCCCGATCAGTTCGCGGAAGCGTTGTTTGCAGAATAG